Proteins encoded within one genomic window of Triticum aestivum cultivar Chinese Spring chromosome 2D, IWGSC CS RefSeq v2.1, whole genome shotgun sequence:
- the LOC123049369 gene encoding uncharacterized protein → MPQLDLESLFCVGGGESRSTKVACETIASDVDVANAHEQSRRIIWGWSGPTGAALERDGSTKGSSNPKTAAEETTTRNKGASRAPKRLELEAIVVGVLPAGKMVVQQRRSPVVGRGWRRPAAGARVFASEAVGTEPVSPKVSCFGAVRSERRAAMPAPAPAPRGEEEQVEERSGCWASVASALRGFLCGSDSDNRREGESGASEPKPAVSGSPTVDVPVLSPPRPVLGLGDVKQIASRRWPHGDGRCLV, encoded by the coding sequence ATGCCACAGCTCGATCTGGAGTCCCTCTTCTGCGTCGGCGGCGGCGAGTCAAGGTCGACGAAGGTCGCCTGCGAGACCATCGCCTCCGACGTCGACGTCGCCAACGCCCACGAGCAGTCGCGCCGGATTATCTGGGGCTGGTCCGGGCCGACCGGCGCGGCGCTGGAGCGGGACGGGTCGACCAAGGGCAGCTCCAACCCCAAGACCGCGGCGGAAGAGACGACGACGCGTAACAAGGGCGCGTCGAGGGCGCCTAAGAGGTTGGAGTTGGAGGCAATCGTGGTGGGCGTTCTGCCTGCCGGGAAGATGGTCGTGCAGCAGCGGCGCTCTCCCGTGGTCGGCCGCGGCTGGCGCCGGCCGGCCGCAGGGGCCAGGGTGTTCGCGAGCGAGGCCGTGGGCACGGAGCCTGTGTCCCCGAAGGTGTCGTGCTTTGGGGCTGTGCGGTCCGAGAGGCGCGCGGCGATGCCCGCACCTGCGCCTGCgccgcgcggggaggaggagcaGGTCGAGGAGCGGAGCGGGTGCTGGGCGAGCGTCGCCTCCGCGCTTCGTGGCTTTTTGTGCGGCTCTGACTCGGACAACCGTCGGGAAGGTGAATCTGGGGCGAGTGAACCGAAGCCCGCGGTGTCGGGGTCGCCGACGGTGGACGTTCCAGTTCTGTCGCCCCCGCGGCCGGTTCTGGGTCTGGGAGATGTGAAGCAAATTGCTTCGCGGCGGTGGCCGCATGGAGATGGGCGGTGCTTGGTTTGA
- the LOC123053239 gene encoding uncharacterized protein: protein MGCISSKLLPPGPGGRSGAARATVRGRVDHVVSLTSTTYGVLDLQAKHGATATAGAKDLPLPQEQEKPISREWKRASAKRPPPLVVPDAKKPAPAAKPETGMEVINAWEIMAGLEDADSPAKKPAKPGRWSPARVLAMALSSPKRSSAKRRNTPGKENSPLQRCSGKENSKPSDVADEDRVLRPYNSIDNSKLSRASKRFSPGSARVARKPSAAETGGMSSSRRSLSPLFDPELLASIERELSEEGAHIKRVIGSEKPKQPKVIPAIVAEGKCPPGGADAVVLYTTTLRGIRKTFEECNAVRAAIEAHDVKVIERDVSMDSGYREELRLLLGGRELRVPAVFVRGKHVGGAAEVTRMEEEGKLKALLQGLPRARVWCAGCAGVRFVMCRDCNGSRKVRVDGERKEMVQCGECNENGLVRCPICS, encoded by the coding sequence ATGGGTTGCATCTCGTCCAAGCTCCTCCCGCCCGGGCCCGGAGGCCGCAGCGGCGCCGCGCGCGCCACCGTGCGCGGCCGCGTCGACCACGTCGTATCCCTCACCTCCACCACCTACGGCGTCCTCGACCTGCAGGCCAAGCACGGCGCCACCGCCACGGCGGGAGCCAAGGACCTGCCGTTGCCGCAGGAGCAGGAGAAGCCGATAAGCCGGGAGTGGAAGCGCGCGTCCGCCAAGCGCCCGCCGCCCCTCGTCGTCCCGGACGCCAAGAAACCGGCTCCGGCGGCCAAGCCGGAGACCGGCATGGAGGTGATCAATGCGTGGGAGATCATGGCCGGGCTGGAGGACGCCGATTCGCCTGCCAAGAAGCCGGCCAAGCCCGGCCGTTGGTCTCCGGCCAGGGTCCTCGCCATGGCCCTGTCGTCGCCCAAGAGGTCGTCGGCGAAGCGGAGGAACACGCCTGGGAAGGAGAACAGCCCGCTGCAGCGTTGCTCCGGGAAGGAGAACAGCAAGCCCAGCGACGTCGCCGACGAGGACAGGGTCCTCCGCCCGTACAACTCCATCGACAACTCCAAGCTGTCCAGGGCGTCCAAGAGATTCTCCCCGGGAAGCGCCCGGGTCGCCCGGAAGCCCAGCGCGGCCGAGACCGGAGGCATGTCGTCGTCGCGCCGGAGCCTGAGCCCGCTGTTCGACCCGGAGCTCCTCGCGTCCATCGAGCGCGAGCTGTCGGAGGAAGGCGCGCACATCAAGCGGGTGATTGGATCCGAGAAGCCCAAGCAGCCGAAGGTGATTCCGGCGATCGTGGCGGAGGGCAAGTGCCCGCCCGGCGGCGCGGACGCGGTCGTGCTCTACACCACCACCCTCCGCGGCATCCGCAAGACGTTCGAGGAGTGCAACGCGGTGCGCGCCGCGATCGAGGCCCACGACGTGAAGGTCATCGAGCGGGACGTGTCCATGGACTCGGGCTACCGGGAGGAGCTGCGGCTGCTGCTGGGTGGGCGGGAGCTGCGCGTGCCCGCCGTGTTCGTCCGGGGCAAGCACGTGGGCGGCGCGGCCGAGGTGAcgaggatggaggaggaggggaAGCTCAAGGCCCTGCTCCAGGGGCTGCCGCGGGCGCGGGTCTGGTGCGCGGGATGCGCCGGCGTGAGGTTCGTCATGTGCAGGGACTGCAACGGCAGCCGCAAGGTGCGCGTCGACGGCGAGCGGAAGGAGATGGTCCAGTGCGGTGAGTGCAACGAGAACGGCCTCGTCCGGTGCCCCATCTGCTCGTGA